The Clostridiales bacterium DNA window CATGCCGAATTTGTTCTGGTCGAAAAGTTCAAAACCCTTTCCGGAAGACGGAAGCGCTCCAGACGATATCACATCGAGCCTGACTTCCTGTACTTTCCCTGCAGGCACTAGAACGCTGCTGCCCTGCAATTTATAAGGAGTTTTTCCCTTTTTCAACTCGGTTACAACCTTTGCCATATCTTCCTGTGAAATATTTAAAAAAAGCGGTTCATACTTTGGTTTACTTAAAAAAGCTATAAAAAAGATTATTGAAATAATAACTCCACTGGATAAAACAATTATTCCTACCCTTCGCCCTTTGCTCAGTTTATTCCATCGTTCCTTAGTATTCTTTAACAGATCCCGAATTGTACCCATATCTTATATGAGCCTCTTTATATCTGCATTCTGCTTATTTCTTGATATGAATCCATAAGCTTGTTCCTGACCTGAACGACAAGCTCCATTTGTATTCTTGCTTCCTCGGCAGCGATAAGGGCCTGATGTATATCGGTAGATTGACCGGTTATTAATTTCTGTGTCTCATTGTCTGCATTAATCTGCAAATCATTTGCAGAATCTAACGCGTCCTTCAGATAATCCCCAAAAGGTACGGAAACATTATTTTTTGATTTATTATCCTGCTGTATATTAAAATCAAACGCGCTCTTTTCTATTCTCATCTTTAACACTACCTTCCTATTTCAAGAGCTTTCTGGTACATGCTTTTCTCAGCGTTTACAGCCGTAACATTCGCTTCATATGCTCTTGTGGATGATATCATATCCACCATTTCTTTCAGTACGTCTACATTTGGCATTTCAACATATCCATCGGGTCCAGCATCAGGATTTGAAGGATCATATACCCTGTTAAACGGCGTCCTGCTATCATCGGTTATTCCGACTGCTTTTATGCCGTTCCCATCAAATTGACTATTATCAGATGTTTTATTTATTTCTCTGTCTAAATCTTCCTGAAAGACTGCTATTTTCCGTATGTATGGCCCGCCATTTTCAGTACGGGTAGTTTTAGAATTGGCAATATTGCTTGCTATAGTATCCATTCTGAGCCTCTCTGCAGAAAGCCCGCTTTCGCTTATCCTCAAAGCCTTAAATACCTGCATGATTATTTACTCCCTTCCTCTATTGAATATCTTAAAATGCTATATTTTGTATTCAACTGGGTAATCATAGTATTATAAAGTATTTCATTCGCCGCCATGTTGGTCATTTCATAGTCGATGTCAACATTGTTTCCATCTTCTCTCATGCTTGTACTACTATCCTTTACAACCTCCGGCTCCACCGAATCAGTAAGCTCTCCGTCCCCAAGCTTATCTTTTAATATGTCCTCGAATACTACGTCAGATCTCTTAAAGTTCTTTGTATTTATGTTAGAAATATTATTAGCTATTACTTTTTGTCTTAACGCCGATGCATCCAGTGATTTTTTGATCAAACCATAAGTCAGATCTTCCATATCTCCACCTCACATTCTTTTGCTGTATACTATACGACAAAATAAATGCTAATTCCTGCATAAATGTTAAGATTTATATATTTATGTCATATAATATATTATCATATATTATAACATCGAATTTACTATTATTCCATAACTTGTAATAAAAAATTTGTCATTTTTAAAGATTTTTTTAATATTATTCAAATATAAAATAAAATCTATATAAAATATCGATTGGACTTTGATTCGCAATATGAGTTTATGTTATTTTGAACACTCATTCGCCAG harbors:
- the fliE gene encoding flagellar hook-basal body complex protein FliE — encoded protein: MRIEKSAFDFNIQQDNKSKNNVSVPFGDYLKDALDSANDLQINADNETQKLITGQSTDIHQALIAAEEARIQMELVVQVRNKLMDSYQEISRMQI
- the flgC gene encoding flagellar basal body rod protein FlgC — protein: MQVFKALRISESGLSAERLRMDTIASNIANSKTTRTENGGPYIRKIAVFQEDLDREINKTSDNSQFDGNGIKAVGITDDSRTPFNRVYDPSNPDAGPDGYVEMPNVDVLKEMVDMISSTRAYEANVTAVNAEKSMYQKALEIGR
- the flgB gene encoding flagellar basal body rod protein FlgB encodes the protein MEDLTYGLIKKSLDASALRQKVIANNISNINTKNFKRSDVVFEDILKDKLGDGELTDSVEPEVVKDSSTSMREDGNNVDIDYEMTNMAANEILYNTMITQLNTKYSILRYSIEEGSK